The following are encoded in a window of Rubellicoccus peritrichatus genomic DNA:
- a CDS encoding ATP:cob(I)alamin adenosyltransferase — translation MSFPDIATKTGDDGETSLWCGKRVPKTDPRVRTVGQIDLALSALGRCYYYLDEEDAFSAEVKTELLALHRRFVTLMGEIATREKKKEEYVKKQSAISKADVAACDALYEKIRAALGDRGEKPVRWRIYGEGGPAAAEFYYARGVFRQSELALWSLRKQGFVIRNPILKFLNRFSDLLFYIAVYLEE, via the coding sequence ATGTCATTTCCTGATATTGCAACAAAGACCGGTGACGATGGTGAAACCTCGCTCTGGTGTGGTAAACGTGTTCCCAAAACAGACCCGCGTGTTCGGACTGTCGGGCAGATCGATCTAGCGCTTTCCGCTTTGGGGCGCTGCTATTACTATCTTGATGAAGAAGATGCGTTTTCGGCAGAAGTGAAGACAGAGCTGCTGGCTTTACATCGGCGCTTTGTTACGTTGATGGGTGAGATCGCGACCCGTGAGAAGAAGAAAGAAGAGTATGTGAAGAAGCAGAGTGCCATCAGTAAGGCGGATGTCGCTGCCTGCGATGCACTTTATGAAAAAATCAGGGCTGCATTGGGGGATCGCGGTGAAAAGCCTGTGCGGTGGCGCATTTATGGCGAGGGAGGACCTGCTGCCGCAGAATTTTATTATGCCCGTGGTGTTTTTCGCCAATCCGAACTGGCTCTTTGGAGTCTACGGAAGCAGGGTTTTGTCATTCGCAATCCCATTCTGAAGTTCCTCAACCGCTTTTCTGACCTGCTTTTTTATATCGCCGTCTATTTGGAGGAGTGA
- a CDS encoding RNA polymerase sigma factor, which translates to MESNEPDIRQLTRRMRKGNEMAYREFYDKYSLRLLRYLVALHTGNLEAARETMQDTFLKVAKHIRCFDDEAVFWGWLRAVAKSVFLDHTRKQGRYWRMLNRFRAEPISNEPVEDHLNEALQKALEAMPATERDLIEAKYFRKSSYEEIAQQLGLTGKAVENRLARARSSLRDKMERLLKDA; encoded by the coding sequence GTGGAGTCCAATGAGCCTGATATCCGCCAACTGACCCGAAGGATGCGCAAGGGCAATGAAATGGCCTACCGTGAATTCTATGACAAATACTCACTACGACTTTTACGTTATCTCGTTGCTTTGCACACAGGAAACCTTGAAGCCGCACGTGAGACTATGCAGGACACTTTTCTTAAAGTGGCCAAACACATCCGTTGTTTTGATGACGAAGCCGTCTTTTGGGGCTGGTTAAGGGCAGTTGCTAAAAGCGTATTCCTTGACCACACACGAAAGCAAGGGCGCTACTGGCGCATGCTTAATCGCTTCCGTGCCGAACCCATTTCCAACGAACCGGTCGAAGACCACCTTAATGAGGCCTTACAAAAAGCACTCGAAGCAATGCCAGCAACAGAAAGGGATTTGATTGAAGCAAAGTACTTCCGGAAATCCAGCTATGAAGAAATCGCACAGCAACTTGGTTTGACAGGGAAGGCAGTTGAAAACCGACTGGCCCGCGCTCGGTCATCACTCAGGGATAAAATGGAAAGGCTACTGAAAGATGCCTAA
- a CDS encoding heavy metal translocating P-type ATPase — protein sequence MSEKLPTSGKPEAEDSCYESLRDVVEHTPGMVGAEVDREHGAIRVEFDADSLSKDEIKTATLAVESKLGRVANKCIFRLDGRGCEACADRLAYRLEAAKGIHRATASYMGGALTVNYDDQHTDPDKVLGDARSVGMKAKPLEQALSDEKAEREAARQSLMARIRYWLTGERLEAVFSALTLVMMLLGFAASKLGASVYVYNGLYVLAYLFGGYFGTLAAYESLRNKVMDIDLLMVLAALGAAYVGAPFEGAMLLFLFSFSNSLQAFAMEKTRGAIEALAEMRPQSAHVMKAGQIIDVPIDQISLGENIIIRPGDRVPLDGKVVEGESSIDQSSVTGESMPVNKKAGDDIFAGTINQYGGLTVAVTKRAEDSTIARLIQLVEEAQSTKARTQRFLDTAEQYYAMFVIALTVALGFLLPTVFGVPLDEALYRAITVMVVASPCALVISTPASILSAIGNGARRGILFKGGAYVEQASTIRVVAFDKTGTLTLGQPRVTDVISLCELSNDDLLSAVASIETKSEHPLAQAIVDHAIEKKLTWEESTSFHSFAGKGAWAKCGDERIAVGSPNWMNTFNCEKCEETQAQIKTLQEEGKTVVTVAHLADDEETVDIVGLIAIADQLRPESKDVVAQLKKMGVKRVVMLTGDSERVAKTVAEEAGVDEFYADLLPEDKVRLMRKLAQGENVAMVGDGTNDAPALATATVGIAMGAAGSDVALESADIVLMANDLKKIPYTIALSYRTKRIMIQNLVFAGGVIVVMVLATLFLPLAGIDVPLPLGVVAHEGGTVLVCLNGLRLLGFKS from the coding sequence ATGAGCGAGAAACTGCCAACTTCCGGTAAGCCAGAGGCGGAGGATTCGTGCTACGAATCGCTTCGCGATGTGGTTGAGCATACGCCGGGAATGGTTGGTGCGGAAGTAGACCGTGAGCATGGAGCCATCCGTGTTGAGTTTGATGCGGATAGCTTGAGCAAGGATGAGATCAAGACGGCGACACTGGCCGTAGAGTCCAAACTTGGGCGAGTGGCCAATAAATGCATTTTTCGCCTGGATGGCCGAGGCTGCGAAGCTTGTGCCGATCGTCTGGCTTATCGTCTGGAGGCGGCCAAAGGTATTCATCGTGCAACAGCATCTTACATGGGCGGTGCGTTGACCGTTAATTATGATGATCAACATACGGACCCGGATAAGGTGTTGGGCGATGCGCGTTCGGTGGGCATGAAGGCAAAGCCATTGGAGCAAGCACTCAGTGATGAGAAGGCTGAACGCGAGGCCGCGCGGCAGTCCTTGATGGCGCGTATCCGATATTGGCTCACCGGTGAACGCCTCGAAGCGGTCTTTTCCGCCCTTACCTTGGTTATGATGTTGCTTGGTTTTGCTGCGAGTAAACTGGGTGCATCGGTTTATGTTTATAACGGTCTCTATGTTCTGGCATACCTGTTTGGTGGATACTTTGGAACGCTTGCAGCCTATGAGTCTTTGCGTAACAAGGTCATGGACATTGATTTGCTCATGGTCCTGGCAGCCTTGGGGGCAGCCTATGTTGGTGCGCCTTTTGAAGGCGCAATGCTTCTGTTTTTATTCAGCTTTTCCAATTCCCTGCAGGCCTTTGCCATGGAGAAGACTCGTGGTGCAATTGAGGCCCTGGCTGAGATGCGCCCGCAGAGTGCGCACGTGATGAAGGCAGGCCAAATTATCGATGTGCCGATTGATCAAATCAGTCTCGGTGAAAATATTATCATCCGCCCGGGCGATCGTGTTCCTTTGGATGGCAAAGTTGTCGAAGGAGAAAGCAGCATCGACCAGAGTTCGGTTACGGGTGAGTCGATGCCGGTGAATAAGAAAGCCGGGGATGATATCTTTGCCGGAACGATCAACCAGTATGGTGGCCTGACAGTTGCCGTGACCAAGCGGGCCGAAGATTCAACGATTGCGCGGCTTATACAACTCGTCGAAGAGGCACAAAGTACCAAAGCCAGAACTCAACGATTTCTTGATACAGCAGAGCAATACTACGCAATGTTTGTTATCGCGCTTACCGTTGCGTTGGGCTTTCTGCTTCCAACCGTATTCGGTGTGCCATTGGATGAAGCGCTCTATCGTGCCATCACGGTGATGGTGGTTGCTTCGCCTTGCGCTCTGGTTATCAGCACACCGGCCTCGATTCTTTCGGCCATTGGGAATGGCGCCCGGCGCGGCATTCTTTTTAAGGGCGGTGCCTATGTTGAGCAGGCTTCAACCATTCGCGTTGTTGCGTTTGATAAAACCGGTACACTGACCCTTGGTCAACCCAGGGTCACGGATGTGATTTCCCTTTGCGAGCTTTCCAATGATGACTTGTTGTCGGCTGTGGCTTCCATTGAAACCAAGTCAGAGCATCCACTGGCGCAGGCAATTGTTGATCATGCAATTGAGAAAAAACTGACCTGGGAAGAATCCACTTCATTTCATTCCTTCGCGGGTAAGGGCGCCTGGGCGAAATGCGGTGACGAGCGTATTGCGGTAGGCAGTCCTAACTGGATGAATACTTTTAACTGTGAAAAATGCGAAGAAACCCAGGCGCAAATCAAGACCCTGCAGGAAGAAGGCAAGACCGTCGTTACAGTTGCCCATCTTGCGGATGATGAAGAAACCGTCGATATCGTTGGATTGATTGCAATCGCAGATCAGCTTCGGCCTGAATCAAAAGATGTGGTTGCGCAGCTTAAAAAGATGGGTGTCAAACGCGTTGTCATGCTGACAGGGGACAGCGAGCGCGTTGCTAAGACGGTGGCCGAAGAAGCGGGAGTTGATGAGTTCTATGCCGATCTTTTGCCGGAGGATAAAGTCCGCCTCATGCGCAAGTTAGCTCAAGGTGAGAATGTCGCGATGGTGGGGGATGGGACAAATGACGCCCCCGCTTTGGCCACGGCAACTGTTGGCATAGCGATGGGAGCGGCCGGTAGCGACGTTGCGTTGGAGAGTGCTGACATTGTTCTGATGGCAAACGATCTGAAAAAGATTCCCTACACCATTGCCCTGAGTTACCGCACCAAACGCATCATGATCCAGAACCTGGTTTTCGCCGGAGGTGTGATCGTTGTTATGGTTTTAGCCACGCTTTTCCTGCCCTTGGCTGGAATCGACGTGCCATTGCCACTTGGGGTTGTCGCTCACGAGGGCGGCACGGTTCTGGTTTGCTTAAACGGTTTGAGATTACTTGGATTTAAATCATAA
- a CDS encoding efflux RND transporter periplasmic adaptor subunit, which translates to MKTTTTLYSLIAVFLLGGCGKEEPSAERRVLKVETVEVVPQTGYEREARFLGMVESVQTSALAFELSGTVEAILVNEGDTVKAGQEIAHLDTSRLEAREKAQKAAVKEAEATLKLAEITMSRQQKLVFADASSEQELDEARQSRDVAEAAVSRLEAELESTEVDLRKSILLAPYDAAVARRYVDVGASISPTQSIVELLENDIPEIRVGVSPQAANEIRLGDQLTLSLPGREKLSEPAKVIRILPQRDASIRTVDIILQPVKASFELRPGDTVEVVIPQRIEASGFWIPRSALTESVRGLWAVFAVVHSKQAADHPMLDRRSVEVIHFDENRAYVDGPLQPGQLVVASGLHALSPGQHVETVSN; encoded by the coding sequence GTGAAAACGACTACCACACTTTACTCTCTGATTGCCGTTTTTCTCCTTGGTGGATGCGGTAAGGAAGAGCCATCGGCTGAGCGGCGTGTGCTCAAGGTCGAAACCGTCGAAGTCGTTCCACAGACTGGCTACGAGCGTGAAGCTCGCTTTCTGGGAATGGTAGAATCGGTTCAGACCAGCGCCCTTGCCTTTGAATTGAGCGGGACTGTTGAGGCCATTCTCGTTAATGAAGGCGATACAGTAAAGGCGGGCCAGGAAATCGCACACCTCGACACTTCACGTCTTGAAGCTCGTGAGAAAGCCCAAAAGGCTGCAGTCAAGGAGGCCGAAGCGACGCTCAAACTCGCCGAGATTACGATGAGTCGCCAACAAAAGCTGGTTTTTGCTGATGCGAGTTCGGAACAGGAACTGGATGAGGCAAGGCAAAGCCGCGATGTCGCCGAGGCAGCAGTTTCCCGGTTGGAAGCAGAGCTGGAGTCGACCGAAGTTGACCTCAGGAAATCCATCCTCCTGGCCCCCTATGATGCAGCCGTTGCTCGCAGGTATGTCGATGTAGGGGCGAGCATTTCGCCGACACAGTCGATTGTTGAGCTTTTGGAAAACGACATTCCCGAGATCCGGGTTGGGGTGAGTCCGCAGGCGGCAAATGAAATCCGCCTTGGGGATCAATTAACCTTGTCGCTGCCGGGGCGTGAAAAATTAAGTGAGCCCGCAAAGGTAATTCGCATTTTACCTCAGCGTGATGCGTCAATCAGAACGGTGGACATCATTTTGCAACCAGTGAAGGCTTCGTTTGAATTGCGTCCCGGCGACACAGTCGAAGTTGTGATTCCCCAGCGGATTGAAGCTTCGGGTTTTTGGATTCCACGAAGTGCTTTGACCGAAAGTGTGCGCGGACTTTGGGCGGTGTTTGCTGTTGTTCATTCAAAGCAGGCGGCGGATCACCCGATGTTGGATCGTCGCTCGGTCGAAGTGATTCACTTTGATGAAAACCGGGCTTATGTGGATGGGCCACTACAACCCGGTCAGCTCGTGGTCGCGAGTGGGCTGCATGCCTTGTCGCCCGGACAGCATGTTGAAACAGTAAGCAACTGA
- a CDS encoding TetR/AcrR family transcriptional regulator: protein MSISERKQRAWQQRTDLILTEADIMLREGGYLGLNLDTLAERIDYSKATIYNHFQNKEDLILGVAVRHCEMRADLFSRTLSFDGSARERMCAVGVADEVLAKAMPHGFSVMQLARTHSIWEKANPKNHEAYFAATEKCMSAPYQILAQARESGDLPEGSPEDVCILFGLISMAKGSHLLSEGTPLLNDDSGVTPESVRFRNYCLYLDGVGWNPLSTVFDYDATHDRALEELFSDFA, encoded by the coding sequence TTGAGCATCTCCGAAAGAAAACAACGCGCCTGGCAGCAGCGAACCGACCTCATCCTGACTGAGGCCGATATCATGCTGCGCGAAGGTGGTTACCTTGGTTTGAATCTGGATACCCTGGCCGAGCGTATCGATTATTCCAAAGCGACGATCTATAATCATTTCCAGAATAAGGAAGACCTGATCCTGGGCGTCGCAGTCCGCCACTGTGAAATGCGGGCCGATTTATTTTCACGCACTCTATCCTTCGACGGCAGCGCCCGCGAGCGTATGTGCGCCGTTGGTGTCGCCGATGAAGTCCTGGCCAAAGCAATGCCACATGGTTTCAGCGTCATGCAACTGGCACGCACCCATTCGATCTGGGAAAAGGCCAATCCCAAAAACCACGAAGCCTATTTCGCCGCGACTGAGAAGTGTATGTCCGCCCCTTATCAGATACTGGCTCAGGCACGCGAAAGTGGTGACCTGCCCGAGGGCAGCCCGGAGGATGTCTGCATTTTATTCGGCCTCATCAGCATGGCCAAAGGGTCACACCTACTTTCGGAAGGAACTCCGCTCTTGAATGACGACTCCGGTGTAACCCCCGAGTCTGTCCGTTTTCGTAATTACTGCCTTTATCTGGATGGAGTCGGCTGGAACCCGTTGAGCACAGTGTTCGATTACGATGCCACCCATGATCGTGCCCTGGAAGAACTCTTCAGCGACTTTGCCTAA
- the cheB gene encoding chemotaxis-specific protein-glutamate methyltransferase CheB — MRIAIVNDLAIAREALSRALDEGGYETAWIAIDGNEAVTKAHKDRADLILMDLVMPNLDGAAATKQIMKSASCPILVVTASVGANSELVYEAMGNGALDATTTPHVGPDGIVHAETLLKKIEQIGLITGKLKGEQASWVTRAPFAGKCPTHPPFLAMGSSTGGPQALATILGALPADFPAVIGIVQHVDTEFAPGLAEWLDQRTELAVSIAQPKQHARPGHVYLAAGNEHLRVDSIGRFIYTEEPLTAINRPSIDILFKSLAYAYPRPGCAVLLTGMGRDGAEGLKAMRDSGWHTLAQDKASSIVYGMPKAAVQADAVIEVLPLKKIAKAIRSFFISIEEETA, encoded by the coding sequence TTGAGAATCGCAATAGTTAATGATCTCGCCATTGCCCGCGAAGCTCTGTCCAGGGCTTTAGATGAAGGGGGGTATGAGACTGCATGGATTGCGATTGATGGCAACGAGGCGGTTACCAAAGCCCATAAGGACCGGGCGGATCTCATTTTGATGGATCTGGTGATGCCAAATCTTGATGGAGCCGCTGCGACCAAGCAGATCATGAAGTCTGCTTCGTGTCCGATTCTGGTGGTGACCGCATCAGTCGGTGCAAATAGTGAGCTGGTTTACGAGGCGATGGGCAATGGTGCGCTTGATGCAACCACAACCCCTCATGTGGGGCCGGATGGTATCGTCCATGCTGAAACGCTACTCAAAAAAATCGAGCAAATCGGGTTGATTACCGGAAAGTTGAAAGGTGAGCAGGCATCCTGGGTTACGCGGGCGCCATTCGCGGGAAAGTGTCCGACTCATCCACCTTTTCTTGCCATGGGGTCTTCAACTGGCGGCCCTCAGGCACTCGCGACGATACTAGGAGCCTTGCCCGCTGACTTTCCTGCAGTCATTGGAATTGTCCAGCATGTCGATACGGAGTTTGCTCCTGGTCTGGCCGAGTGGCTTGATCAGCGGACGGAGTTAGCTGTTTCCATTGCCCAGCCCAAGCAGCATGCCCGGCCAGGTCATGTTTACCTCGCCGCAGGCAATGAACATCTACGGGTTGATTCGATCGGGCGTTTCATTTACACGGAAGAGCCGTTAACGGCTATTAACCGCCCGTCGATTGACATCCTGTTCAAGAGCCTGGCCTATGCCTATCCCAGACCTGGATGCGCCGTTTTGCTCACTGGCATGGGCCGGGATGGGGCGGAAGGGCTAAAAGCGATGCGTGACAGTGGCTGGCATACATTGGCTCAGGACAAGGCCAGTTCTATCGTCTACGGCATGCCCAAAGCTGCAGTTCAAGCGGATGCCGTGATTGAAGTGCTGCCTTTGAAGAAAATTGCCAAAGCAATTCGTTCATTTTTCATCTCAATTGAGGAAGAGACGGCTTAG
- the gpmA gene encoding 2,3-diphosphoglycerate-dependent phosphoglycerate mutase, which yields MHKLVLLRHGESQWNLENRFTGWTDVDLTATGEAQAREAGEVLKAEGFAFDVAFTSMQTRAIRTLNLALESMDQVYVPVIKHWRLNERHYGALQGLDKAETAAKHGEDQVKIWRRSYDVPPPPLEESDERNPALDARYVDVPDEDLPLTECLKDTVERFLPYWDVEIKPLVAAGESVIIAAHGNSLRALYKHLAGISDEDIIGVNIPTGMPLVFELDEKLKTQKFYYLGDEEKVKAAMEAVANQGKAK from the coding sequence ATGCACAAGCTCGTCCTTTTGCGCCACGGTGAAAGCCAGTGGAATCTTGAAAACCGTTTCACCGGGTGGACCGATGTTGACCTTACGGCAACGGGCGAAGCCCAGGCCCGTGAGGCCGGTGAGGTCCTGAAAGCTGAAGGTTTTGCCTTTGATGTGGCTTTCACTTCGATGCAAACCCGTGCGATCCGCACCTTGAACCTCGCCCTTGAGTCCATGGATCAGGTTTATGTGCCGGTTATCAAGCACTGGCGCCTGAACGAGCGTCACTACGGTGCGCTTCAGGGCTTGGACAAGGCAGAAACGGCTGCCAAGCACGGTGAAGACCAGGTCAAGATCTGGCGTCGCAGCTACGATGTCCCGCCTCCGCCACTCGAAGAATCTGATGAGCGCAATCCTGCTCTGGATGCACGCTATGTAGATGTTCCGGATGAAGATCTGCCATTGACTGAGTGCCTCAAGGACACTGTGGAGCGCTTCCTTCCTTACTGGGATGTCGAGATCAAGCCATTGGTTGCGGCAGGAGAAAGTGTTATCATTGCGGCCCATGGCAATAGCCTGCGTGCGCTTTACAAGCATTTGGCCGGTATTTCGGATGAGGACATCATTGGCGTTAATATCCCAACAGGCATGCCTTTGGTCTTCGAACTCGACGAAAAGCTCAAGACTCAGAAGTTCTACTACCTTGGAGACGAGGAAAAGGTGAAGGCTGCGATGGAAGCCGTTGCCAATCAGGGCAAGGCCAAGTAA
- a CDS encoding efflux RND transporter permease subunit has translation MTAGKDTRPHPLARLFYENRHLLILVMVVIAVGGITALRTMPRLEDPVIVNRNPQILTLFPGASADRVEALISEPIEQALQEVPEIKFVKSTSSNDISVVVIELKDDIGTPQNKRIFSEIRDKLNDAAANFPPGAEPPFFDDKRNAVGFTLIVSLGWEEGEPNMRILKRLSQDLADRLRSVPGTEVVRLFGDPNEEIAVTIDPAHLANLGLQPSDVTRALQQADSKTPAGTLFGSEVDLPIEVVGELDTVQRITSVPVAQDSLGRTVRVGDVAEVRRDIQTPASAISMVDGERTVLVAARVVSDNLVDVWTERAQAEVDAFKAEVGGGINVEVIFEQDRYIVERLRSLGENLLLGACVVLIVILLSMGLRSSIIVGAALPLTAAMTLFIINITGGKLHQMSIFGMIIALGLLIDNAIVVTDEVRKHRRNGLSPLNAASAAIRHLFFPLLSSTLTTVLSFMPIALLTGGAGDFVGSIAISVIIAVISSFFISMTIIASLAAMSKVPSESERGRFAWIRSGLSGKHLAQYFGSLLGFFLKHPVIAILFNLALPLLGVMLAGTLGSQFFPRTDRDMFEIDVWLPPETSIDKTSQVVAFLEDHLEQDEEVRRVSWLIGGSYPTVYYNLIVNSDESPFYAHGIITTTDADNTDRIVKEFQDWADENVPQAQIVARKFAQGPPADADVELRLYGPSIPRLQELGEQVRLVLAEQPGILHTRMTIPRGQPKLWLDVSEEDLSLAGLSLTESAAQLQSQLSGDVAGIVIEGIEDLPIRVRRPDEQRASLADVESITLSDSSLAGGWLPVSAIGELELRPSESSIDRRKNERLNSVLGFARTGTLPIDITNNVIAELEEKGFELPAGYRLELGGESENQGNAVGNLKTFLPVLVVTMVAVLILSFRNLRLALILLVAAPLSVGYGLLATWAMGFPLSFNTIIGSMGLMGLAFNDNIVVLAALHARRKECAADNQVIIHEVLDCGRHLISTTLTTIGSFLPLLLIIGGEFWPPLAIVLAGGVGGATLIAFTLTPVLYRITVAKFEKI, from the coding sequence ATGACTGCTGGAAAGGACACTCGACCGCATCCACTCGCACGCTTGTTTTATGAGAACCGGCATTTGCTGATTCTTGTCATGGTTGTCATTGCGGTTGGTGGGATCACGGCACTGCGGACCATGCCGAGGCTCGAAGATCCAGTCATCGTTAATCGCAATCCGCAAATCCTGACTTTGTTTCCTGGTGCTTCGGCTGATAGGGTGGAAGCACTCATTAGTGAACCGATTGAGCAGGCCTTGCAGGAGGTTCCCGAAATCAAGTTCGTCAAGTCAACGTCATCGAATGATATTTCCGTGGTTGTTATCGAACTCAAGGATGACATCGGTACGCCGCAAAACAAACGCATTTTCTCCGAGATCCGTGACAAGCTGAATGATGCAGCCGCCAATTTCCCACCTGGCGCCGAACCACCGTTTTTTGATGACAAGCGAAACGCGGTTGGCTTCACCTTGATCGTTTCATTGGGTTGGGAGGAAGGTGAGCCGAACATGCGGATCCTCAAGCGCTTGTCGCAAGACCTGGCTGATCGCCTAAGGAGTGTTCCCGGGACGGAAGTGGTTCGTCTTTTCGGCGATCCCAATGAAGAGATCGCAGTGACGATTGATCCTGCCCATCTGGCCAATCTCGGTTTACAGCCATCGGATGTAACCCGCGCCTTGCAACAAGCAGACAGCAAGACGCCCGCAGGCACATTGTTCGGAAGTGAAGTCGATTTGCCGATCGAGGTCGTTGGTGAATTGGATACGGTTCAACGTATTACATCAGTTCCTGTTGCGCAGGATTCCCTGGGGCGTACAGTTCGAGTGGGTGATGTCGCAGAAGTGAGGCGCGATATTCAAACACCTGCATCTGCCATCTCAATGGTTGATGGTGAGCGTACTGTGCTTGTGGCTGCGCGTGTCGTATCAGACAATTTGGTTGATGTCTGGACAGAGCGTGCTCAGGCCGAAGTAGACGCTTTCAAAGCTGAAGTGGGCGGCGGTATCAATGTTGAAGTAATTTTTGAGCAGGATCGTTACATCGTTGAGCGTCTACGCTCACTTGGAGAGAACTTGCTGCTCGGCGCCTGTGTTGTCCTCATCGTGATCCTGCTCTCAATGGGTTTACGTTCTTCGATAATTGTCGGGGCAGCTCTACCATTAACTGCGGCAATGACGCTTTTCATTATCAACATCACGGGTGGCAAGTTGCATCAGATGTCGATCTTCGGAATGATCATTGCCCTTGGTTTATTAATTGATAATGCCATTGTCGTAACCGACGAAGTGCGGAAGCATCGACGCAATGGGTTATCTCCTCTGAATGCAGCTTCGGCAGCGATCCGTCATTTGTTTTTTCCTTTGTTGTCATCGACTTTGACCACGGTGCTTTCGTTTATGCCGATTGCTTTGCTCACAGGCGGGGCAGGGGACTTTGTCGGGTCGATTGCTATCAGTGTAATCATTGCAGTGATTTCATCATTTTTCATATCAATGACGATAATCGCCTCCTTGGCTGCGATGAGCAAAGTGCCATCCGAAAGCGAACGTGGGCGCTTCGCATGGATTAGAAGCGGACTTTCAGGCAAACACCTTGCTCAATACTTTGGCAGCTTGCTTGGCTTCTTTTTAAAACATCCGGTCATTGCGATTCTGTTCAATTTGGCACTTCCGCTCCTTGGTGTCATGCTTGCTGGAACGCTCGGCAGTCAGTTTTTTCCGAGAACGGATCGGGATATGTTCGAGATTGATGTCTGGCTGCCACCTGAGACCTCAATTGACAAAACCAGCCAGGTGGTGGCGTTTCTGGAAGATCATCTTGAGCAGGACGAAGAGGTGCGCCGAGTCTCATGGTTGATCGGTGGAAGCTATCCGACGGTTTATTATAATTTGATCGTCAACTCCGATGAATCTCCTTTCTATGCCCACGGCATTATTACAACGACTGACGCAGATAATACGGACCGTATCGTCAAGGAGTTTCAGGATTGGGCTGATGAAAATGTTCCGCAGGCACAGATTGTTGCGAGGAAGTTTGCCCAGGGCCCACCTGCTGATGCAGATGTTGAGTTGCGCCTTTATGGACCGAGCATTCCCCGCCTTCAAGAATTGGGCGAACAGGTGCGTCTCGTTCTGGCCGAACAGCCAGGCATTCTTCACACGCGGATGACGATTCCGCGCGGTCAGCCTAAGCTTTGGCTTGATGTTTCCGAGGAAGACCTTTCCCTCGCCGGACTTTCTCTAACAGAGTCTGCTGCGCAATTGCAGAGTCAACTCTCAGGCGATGTTGCTGGTATTGTGATCGAGGGCATTGAAGATCTGCCTATTCGAGTGCGCCGACCGGATGAGCAACGGGCTTCCTTGGCGGATGTTGAATCGATTACATTGTCTGACTCAAGCCTGGCCGGAGGCTGGTTGCCTGTGTCTGCAATAGGTGAGTTGGAGCTTCGTCCAAGTGAAAGCAGCATTGACCGCCGAAAAAACGAACGCCTTAACAGTGTTTTGGGGTTTGCCCGGACCGGGACTTTACCCATCGATATCACAAACAATGTTATTGCCGAATTGGAAGAAAAGGGCTTTGAGCTGCCCGCCGGCTATCGTCTGGAGCTTGGCGGCGAATCAGAGAATCAAGGCAACGCAGTCGGGAACCTGAAAACCTTTCTGCCAGTTTTGGTCGTTACGATGGTTGCGGTGCTGATTCTGTCTTTCAGGAACTTGCGGCTTGCCCTCATCTTATTGGTGGCGGCTCCACTTTCCGTGGGTTATGGTTTACTTGCAACTTGGGCGATGGGTTTTCCGCTCAGCTTCAACACAATCATTGGTTCGATGGGATTGATGGGATTGGCTTTCAATGACAACATCGTTGTCCTCGCCGCCCTGCATGCTCGGCGCAAGGAGTGCGCTGCTGACAATCAAGTGATCATTCACGAAGTACTGGATTGCGGTCGTCATTTGATATCAACGACATTGACCACGATCGGCAGCTTTTTGCCGTTGTTGTTAATTATCGGCGGTGAATTCTGGCCACCACTGGCGATTGTCCTGGCGGGTGGAGTTGGCGGTGCAACCCTCATTGCTTTCACGCTCACACCGGTGCTTTATCGGATTACTGTTGCGAAGTTCGAGAAGATTTAG